Within the Terriglobia bacterium genome, the region GCGAAGCCCACCCACCACCACGTCTCCGGCCTCCACGCCCGCGTGCCCGCAATGATCCCTCCGGCGAACGCCAGCGCCACCCATAGCACCGGTTCCCGGCTGCGTAGAGACACACGCCCTCCGCGAAACTCTTGATCCTATGGCTTCCATCGGCAGCCCCGCTGTGACGCAGGACAACACGTGCGGTGACTTCCTCGGTTGCCCTCCGCGCCCTCTGTGGCTAGAGCCTTCTGACAACGTCTCCCGCCGGCAGCGCGTCTCGCATCTCCCGCACCGTCCGCTTGAACACGGGATGCCTCGCCTCGGGTGCGATCTCCGCCAGTGGTTCCAGCACGAACCGGCGCTCGTGCAGGTCCGGATGCGGGATGGTGAGCCCCTTGGCCTCCACCACCGACGAGCCGAACAGCAGGATGTCGATGTCGATGCTCCGCGGCCCTTTTGTCTGCACCCGCTTGCGTCCCATTGCTTGCTCGATGTCGAGCAATCGACCCAGAAGTTGCCGCGGCATCAGTTCAGTCTCCAGCTTCACCGCGCAGTTCAGGAACCACGGTTGTTGCTTCCTCTCGACCGGCTCGGTTTCGTAGTAGGAGGACACGGCGGCCACAGTCCCCAGCGTGCCCAGCTTCTCGATGGCCGCATCCAGGTTCGCCTTGCAATCGCCTACAT harbors:
- the folK gene encoding 2-amino-4-hydroxy-6-hydroxymethyldihydropteridine diphosphokinase; the encoded protein is MKKTVYLSLGSNVGDCKANLDAAIEKLGTLGTVAAVSSYYETEPVERKQQPWFLNCAVKLETELMPRQLLGRLLDIEQAMGRKRVQTKGPRSIDIDILLFGSSVVEAKGLTIPHPDLHERRFVLEPLAEIAPEARHPVFKRTVREMRDALPAGDVVRRL